In a single window of the Thermogemmatispora onikobensis genome:
- a CDS encoding ABC transporter ATP-binding protein, translating to MQHLLPTLSTTPTLADHQEEQNAVLVEEVTKVFTKSRPWLPWQKGKDARTVRAVDRVSLQVKRREIIGILGSNGSGKSTLIRILSTLLIPDSGRVTIFGYDVVRDEAIVRRLINRVSVEASFFKKLSPMENLIYAARLYNLPGRLARERIVSILERLGISAARIKQPLEDMSRGMQQKVAIARAFLTAPILLLLDEPTTGLDPRSKLDVQTFVRELREVHDATILLTTHDLEEAEALCDRVAILDQGRIVALGSVDELKLEVMHQVGLSTPASMHQVFMHYTASHRITEEDIRRYGSWEKAFEAFEAMREEEE from the coding sequence ATGCAGCACCTGCTCCCAACATTATCTACTACACCGACGTTGGCTGATCACCAAGAAGAGCAAAATGCTGTTCTTGTCGAGGAGGTCACGAAGGTCTTTACAAAGTCTCGTCCGTGGCTGCCCTGGCAGAAAGGTAAAGATGCGCGTACGGTGCGAGCGGTGGATCGGGTGAGCTTGCAGGTCAAGCGTCGCGAGATTATCGGTATTCTCGGCTCAAATGGCTCGGGCAAATCAACGCTGATCCGCATTCTATCCACACTGCTCATTCCTGATAGCGGGCGGGTCACGATCTTTGGCTACGACGTCGTGCGGGATGAGGCCATTGTGCGCCGCCTGATCAACCGCGTGAGCGTGGAGGCTTCCTTCTTCAAGAAGCTTTCGCCTATGGAGAACCTGATCTATGCGGCCCGTCTCTACAACCTGCCAGGGCGTCTGGCGCGTGAGCGGATTGTCTCCATCCTGGAACGCCTGGGGATCAGCGCCGCGCGCATTAAGCAGCCGCTGGAAGATATGTCGCGTGGCATGCAGCAGAAAGTCGCTATCGCCCGCGCTTTTCTGACGGCCCCCATACTGCTGCTCTTAGATGAGCCGACGACTGGCCTCGACCCTCGTTCAAAGCTGGATGTGCAGACCTTTGTCCGCGAGCTTCGCGAGGTGCATGATGCCACGATCTTGCTAACAACCCATGATCTGGAGGAGGCTGAGGCTCTCTGCGATCGGGTGGCGATTCTCGATCAGGGCCGTATTGTGGCACTTGGTTCGGTCGACGAGCTGAAGCTGGAAGTGATGCACCAGGTGGGGTTGTCTACCCCTGCGAGCATGCATCAGGTGTTCATGCACTATACAGCCAGTCACCGCATCACGGAAGAGGATATTCGTCGCTATGGCAGCTGGGAAAAAGCTTTTGAGGCATTTGAAGCTATGCGCGAAGAGGAGGAATAG
- a CDS encoding ABC transporter permease, giving the protein MMLTPLIHRGRATYAFFERNWNLSKRYWAWEIVWLLYNIVNALSVTFIGAAAEQITGAKVKFDTNSLLLVLVIGTSVWSYLSVTFDGVTDIINMERWEGTIEYTFMAPISRFTHMVGSCLYAVAHGLLFTLIQLLVIAAFFHIDLSHANYLTALFLLLLGSISFIGFGIGAAILPLLYTEKGMQMSFIVKAVLLLVSGVYYPISVLPGWMQPLARISPATYVLEGLREAMMHGQPLWSPEIWSCTWPLILTGLISIPASVYAFSLAERYAKRTGKLKRNG; this is encoded by the coding sequence ATGATGCTTACTCCTTTAATTCATCGAGGACGTGCAACCTACGCTTTCTTTGAGCGCAACTGGAACCTGTCGAAACGCTACTGGGCCTGGGAAATCGTCTGGTTGCTCTACAACATCGTCAACGCTCTCAGCGTGACCTTTATCGGGGCCGCTGCGGAGCAGATTACCGGGGCCAAGGTCAAGTTTGACACCAACTCGCTGCTACTGGTGCTCGTGATCGGTACCTCGGTCTGGTCCTATCTCAGTGTAACCTTCGACGGTGTGACCGACATTATCAATATGGAACGCTGGGAAGGAACCATCGAATATACCTTCATGGCCCCTATCTCACGCTTTACCCATATGGTCGGGAGCTGCCTTTATGCTGTAGCTCATGGACTGCTCTTTACGCTGATACAGCTGCTGGTCATTGCAGCTTTCTTCCATATCGATCTAAGTCATGCGAATTACCTGACGGCGCTCTTCTTACTGTTGCTGGGCAGCATCTCGTTTATTGGCTTTGGCATTGGCGCTGCGATTCTGCCGCTGCTCTACACAGAGAAGGGCATGCAGATGTCATTTATTGTCAAAGCCGTATTGCTGCTCGTATCGGGGGTCTACTACCCTATCTCGGTGTTGCCGGGCTGGATGCAGCCGCTGGCGCGTATTTCGCCCGCTACCTATGTGCTGGAGGGCCTACGTGAAGCGATGATGCATGGCCAGCCTCTCTGGTCGCCTGAAATCTGGAGTTGTACCTGGCCCTTGATCCTGACGGGCCTGATTAGTATACCAGCGAGTGTCTACGCTTTTAGCTTGGCGGAACGCTATGCCAAGCGAACGGGGAAGCTGAAAAGGAATGGCTAA
- a CDS encoding GNAT family N-acetyltransferase, protein MAVYLRDLSARAPTAADLPAVKELFAICARVEGELEGHEEDGDLSAGWQRTDFQLSSDAWLILTRQGLVVGYGAVWPVNGDEAETAHKGMGAFCVRVHPAYRGRGIGTLLLRLVEQRARSALENVDDRARGGAFLTTTVAYGNRSARALLEREGYQLERSFWHIVIESQAQAAWSERVSLTLKLELEEEGDAASASKSPARLLAPAGRTMVRHYCCYEKPLVPGALCLEKREAGEA, encoded by the coding sequence ATGGCTGTTTACTTGCGCGATCTTTCTGCGCGCGCTCCGACAGCCGCGGATCTGCCGGCTGTCAAAGAACTGTTTGCCATCTGTGCACGGGTTGAAGGGGAGCTGGAGGGTCACGAGGAAGATGGAGATCTCAGTGCAGGCTGGCAGCGGACAGATTTCCAGCTGAGCAGCGACGCATGGTTGATTCTGACACGCCAGGGGTTGGTGGTGGGCTATGGCGCAGTTTGGCCCGTCAACGGCGACGAGGCTGAGACGGCCCACAAGGGCATGGGGGCTTTCTGTGTGCGCGTTCACCCAGCCTATCGGGGAAGAGGCATCGGTACACTTTTACTGCGACTGGTCGAGCAACGGGCCCGCTCCGCCCTGGAGAACGTCGACGACAGGGCACGTGGCGGCGCCTTTCTCACGACGACGGTGGCCTATGGCAACCGATCTGCACGAGCCTTGTTGGAGCGTGAGGGCTATCAGCTGGAGAGGAGCTTTTGGCACATCGTCATTGAGAGTCAGGCGCAGGCGGCCTGGTCTGAGCGCGTGAGCTTGACGCTGAAGCTGGAGCTGGAAGAGGAGGGCGATGCTGCTTCCGCTTCCAAAAGCCCGGCCCGGCTCTTGGCGCCTGCTGGGAGAACGATGGTCCGCCACTACTGCTGCTATGAAAAGCCGCTGGTGCCTGGAGCGCTCTGTCTTGAGAAGAGAGAGGCGGGCGAAGCCTAG
- a CDS encoding MFS transporter: MVRRSAIPLILGTFLLRVNTGAGGIVLGLFLARLAIHAGHRITAIQVGLLAVVYYATELTLAPLMGALSDRWGRRLFMMLGPLLGVLVMLLVPLTPAASPLPFLLTLQVLSGLATAMITPAVLGYLADLTRRNEQGRMRVMGFYELATSGGIAAGVVVGGFAWDRFGPWAFALLALFYALVTLCMFLAPRVIQVTEHTGPALLMRRYLAILHKPRLFIFIPAWICISALLGIWVSSQLPFLLSRPGRMGDQLLMGIMSGPGGGGRLSLVLGSYVLFFGLSLLFWACFLAHLPRLVMMLTSVAGLYLGVMALWGMNHRLGGDLAPGIWIPVLLLGIFAESSFAPSALAYLADLTEESAMDRGLLMGLYSVFLGLGQLLGNGLAGLFAHHLGFDGLICLTAILGLVALLSLLTLRQLEQHYATKAKEAGKASVTERSRIASF; this comes from the coding sequence ATGGTGCGGCGATCGGCCATCCCACTTATTTTGGGAACCTTTCTCTTGCGCGTCAATACAGGTGCTGGGGGCATCGTCCTGGGGTTGTTCCTGGCTCGCCTGGCTATTCATGCAGGCCATCGCATTACGGCGATTCAGGTAGGTCTGCTGGCTGTCGTCTATTATGCTACCGAGCTAACGCTTGCGCCGCTCATGGGAGCCTTGAGCGACCGCTGGGGACGACGTCTTTTCATGATGCTGGGCCCGCTGCTGGGCGTCTTGGTGATGCTACTGGTACCGCTGACGCCGGCGGCCTCGCCGTTGCCTTTCTTGCTGACCTTGCAGGTACTTTCGGGCCTGGCGACGGCCATGATCACGCCGGCAGTTCTGGGCTACTTGGCCGATTTGACCAGGCGCAATGAGCAGGGACGCATGCGTGTCATGGGCTTCTATGAGCTGGCAACCAGTGGAGGGATCGCCGCGGGTGTCGTTGTCGGCGGCTTTGCCTGGGATCGCTTTGGTCCCTGGGCTTTTGCTCTCTTAGCCCTCTTCTATGCCCTGGTGACGCTCTGCATGTTCCTGGCTCCTCGTGTGATCCAGGTCACTGAGCACACTGGCCCGGCGTTGCTGATGAGGCGCTATCTGGCGATCTTACACAAGCCACGTCTCTTTATCTTTATTCCGGCCTGGATCTGCATTAGTGCTCTGCTGGGTATCTGGGTCAGCTCACAGCTGCCTTTCTTACTCTCCCGTCCTGGACGCATGGGCGATCAGCTCCTGATGGGGATCATGAGCGGGCCTGGAGGGGGTGGTCGACTGAGCCTGGTGCTGGGGAGCTATGTCCTCTTCTTCGGTCTCTCGCTGCTCTTCTGGGCCTGTTTTCTGGCCCATCTGCCCCGCCTGGTGATGATGCTCACTTCCGTGGCCGGCCTCTATCTGGGGGTGATGGCCCTCTGGGGCATGAATCACCGCCTCGGAGGTGATCTGGCCCCCGGAATCTGGATTCCCGTGCTGTTACTGGGAATCTTCGCTGAAAGCAGCTTCGCCCCTTCGGCCCTGGCTTACCTGGCCGATCTGACTGAAGAGAGCGCAATGGACCGCGGCCTGCTGATGGGTCTCTATTCTGTCTTCCTTGGTCTGGGCCAGTTGCTAGGCAATGGTCTGGCCGGTCTCTTCGCCCATCATCTCGGCTTTGATGGCCTGATCTGCCTGACGGCCATCCTTGGCCTGGTTGCGCTCCTCTCACTGCTGACGCTCCGCCAGCTTGAACAGCATTACGCAACAAAGGCCAAAGAGGCTGGCAAAGCCTCAGTGACTGAGCGCTCGCGCATCGCTTCTTTTTAG